The genomic window AAGAAAACACAAAAGCACACAATcaggaaaaaatgaacaagttcaataaaactgaataaaatctGATAAATTATTAACGTTACCACTGTACTGGCCACGAAACAGTAATCTTGAAGTACTTGGCATacatcaaaaaaaataaaataataatgattgttAAATgaaccttttttccttctcacttcATCTCTGGAGACTGTGCTAGGTTCCtttttagctatttttctttcaGGAGTGGAAATTCTGCCTCTCCCAGTTTTAAAGGGTTTTTCTTTCCTATGTTTATCGAGAGATGGTCTCCGAACTTCCttctctgctttttcttctttaggaACAGTCTCTAACTGCTCTGTCATGATGCTTCTATCATCATCTGTGGGATCAAAGgaaattataataacaaaacaaGAGCAACATCAGAAATTAGTAAGGGACATCAAAGGTCCTtgggatttaaaaaatgaaatatagggATACTTTAAAATGTTAGGGTATTTATAACTATTTTGGGCACTGgacatttataatttttgtcCATTTAGGTTACTAAGTTTTGTTAGgtagcaagaaataaaaaaggataatgCACACCTTGAGTATCCACCCAGAGGCTGTCAGCATCCATGATGGAGTCATCGATGGTTGTTTCATCTTTGTAATCATCATATGTTTCTGTCTTGTATTCAGAAAAGCCAACATCTTCCTTTTCTGGGGAAGCAGGGGCCTCAGGGGATCCTTCCTTGGGCTCCCCAACTGCTTCTCCAGCTTCctctatttccatttcttcttcttcttcttcttcagggGGAGAGGCTCTACTTTCTGGCTGCTCGAGGGCAGCAAAACGCACACTGTGGGAACCAGTTTCTCCTTCGTCTGTTGTGGTTTGCACTACGGTGATGAAGTCATCCTCAATGGTCACCACTGACTCAATTACTCCCTTGTACTCAGGCATCTCTGCTGCACCCAACTCCACCAATTCCTCTTTGACAGCCGGAACGCTCAAGTCTGTTATCTGGAGAGTTTCTGAGCGGAAAAGTAGTTTATCATATTCTCCTCGggcttctatttcttcctcttcttccctctgagTCTCCTCTGGTTCAGATACAATCCCTTGTAGCAATGGTTCAATCACTTCTGAGGGAGTGATGGAGATGTCTGGAGTTTCCTTGACTTCTTCTTTTGGCTGCTGAACTTGCTCCATCTGGATATCAGGCCCCTTGGTCTGTACTACATAACTCTTTGAATCACTTACTGCTGGAGGCTCTTCTGCTGGCAATTTCACTGTGGTGTCTTCCTGCAGTACAGTTACTTCTGGGGTCACTTCTTTTTTGCTCTCATCAGCTTTCAAGGATTCCATAGTCAGACTCTCAGGAGTGTGATCATGTTCTCCACTTGACTCATAGGATTCTTCCTTATCTACTGCTTCCTGATGCACCAGATCAGGCTTGGCCactttttctttgacttctgtCTCAGAAACTTTGCTGCTGTCTTTCAGGTGACTGGGCTCAGTACTGGGAAATGTGTCTCCCTCAGGGGGTTTGTCTGGTTGAACAGCCTGGATATGAGTTTCTGTTCCTTTCTCGGTATCGACTACCATTCCTAAAGCAGCCTGCCCAAAGTCACTGATCTTAGCTTCAGGTTGACTCTGCTCAACTTTCTTGGCAGCAGTATCCAATCCATGGTCTGCTTTTGGGGATGGTTCTGCCTCAGTCACCTCTGGCACTGAACTAAGACTCTTTTCTGACTTTTCACTAATGAAAATAGAAGTCTCTTTTGGTTTGATGGGCTCTTTCCCAAATACTTGTTCAAAGGTCATTCCTGTTCCAAATGCTTCCACTTTATCCACTCCCTCTGCTTTTTTGGGGTATTCTTTTTCTACCAGAAGCAGCATTTCTTTGGATTCAATGTGTTCTTCACTCTTTTCTAGCACAGTATCCAATTTATCATTACTTTTCTTTTCATGATCAAACTCTTTACCAAGATCTGACTTATCATCAGAGATGGGCTGGGCTAGCTCTCCTTCACTACTGAATTCTTCTTTGACTCTTCCAGCTGCTGCCAATTTCACTTCAATTAATGAAAGATCAGTGGCCAAATCTCTTCGGATCTTGTCATCAGAACCATCATAAAAGGAGCCACTTTCACCTGATAGATTATCACTGTCCTGGACAGGTGATGGTAGAGGAACTGTGTATTTATTGAAAACACAGTAACCCAGATCCTCAAGTTGACTGTCTGCTTTTGTGGCAACATGGTTTTCATCAGTTAGAGTAGTCAAGCCAGTGCTGCTCTCTTCAAGTAGTGTCTCAGATGGTACTGATTTCCTTCTTGCCACCTCAGCATCTGCACTCATAGAGGCTAACCTGGACCTTGTGCCTGCTAGATCCAACATTTCAGGCAAGTCAGGGGCCATCACGGACCcatttttataataatctttGGCCAGGAAAGGTGATTCACATAATGATTCTACCTGGATATTATCTGCTCTGgtcactttctcttcctccaaTTGTTCTTCTTCTTTGCTTTCTATTGGGAAACAAGGAGCTTTCTCTAAAGCAGGAGTTGTGGCTGGAAGATAATCATCCCCTTCATCCATGCTCCCACTAGTATTAGTGAGAATATCAGAAGCCAGTGGAGAGAGATCATGTCCCCGGCCAAAGTTAAATCCAAGTGCTATGGAATCTAGGCAAGACATGGGTAAATTGATTGACATGCTTCTTTGTTCTATTGCAGATCTACCTCCAAGTCCTAAACTCCGGCTTAGAGTCAAATCATCCTTATTTTTACTGTGGAGGTCCCTTTTTTCTCCATAAACTTTTGGATCAATGGTGAACATTCTTTCTTGGGGAGAGCTAGGCTCTTCAGGTAGATCAGTTGGATAGTTCTGTGCAAGGGTACTGTATCCCCCCTCTAAAATGGGAGCAGGTTGCTGCTCTTTTCCTGGgtaaaattgcttttcagaacTTTTATGTGTAGGTGAAACTGTATCATAGGATTCATAGACACTTTCTTTTGTATCACTCAATTCATAGTAATCACTACCAGACTGGATGTTCTTTGTGGTTTCTTCTTTCAATGTGGAGGTTTCAAAGTACTTTGACATTCCAGATTTGTCTTCATCCAGCTGCCTATTATAATCAAGAGAGGATGCAGCCCCCATTCTGTGGACCTCCATGTCTTTGTCAACAACTTCCTCTCGAAGTTCTTTGGATGCACTCTTTTCAGTGAGGAGACCTAGTTCATCAGGGGTTTTATCCACCATTTTTGATGTTGTGGCTTCAGGGAATGAATCGCATCTTAAATCATCAGTGGGagttttttggtctttcttttcttccttttggaatGTTTTCTCTGTTGACACACTGATGATGCCCATCTCTTCATCTAATATCTTATGGGGTTCATTTTCTTTTGACAGGATTTTCTTTTCAGGAACGACATTTTTCTCTTCTGGTTTTGGATAAAGTTCACTGTCAAATAAAGTAGACTTCTGTCCATTGAATGTACAAGGCTCTTTTTTCTGCTCACTTTCTTGCTTTATtacatctttttcttctccaacacTGGGAATTTTCTCAATAGGACTTTCTGTCACCGTTGGCTTTTCGGCTTTTACAGATACTGTAATTTCCATTGAGGCAGTTGTTTCCTCTGCTTTTAAGGTTTTTTCCATATGTATTTGTTCATCTTTTGGGATCTCTTTGGCAATCTGTGAGCTGCTAACCTCTTCCTTAGGCTTTTTATCTTCTGGCTTCAGTTCCTCTGTTGTTGAGGGTAGTGCTTTGGACTCAAGTTTATCTTTTGTGGCATCTGACAAATCAGCCTTAGGTTCAGAAGGTAAAGAAAAGCTCATACTTCCAAAAGGCGTTGGTCTTGGAGAGTCTAGTCTTTTCCCATCCCACTTTGGGATTTCTTGAACTTCATACTTTTCTTTCATGGGTGTGAGAGGTCCAGGAGATAATTGACTATATGTACTCCATTCATCCTTGGGTACTTCAGTGGACAAGTCTTTTTGCTCTTTCTGAAATACAGTCTCTGAAGGAAAATCCACATCGAGTGCTACAGCAATTGGTTCACTTTTCTGCTGCATGTACTCTAGCTCTTCCCCAAAAGTCTGTTCAAATGGGGTAAGAGGTACCTTTCCATCTTCTTTGTGATGTATGTCCTTTTTATCTATAGGTGGTGCTGGCTGAGCAACTAAGGCATCATGTTTAGGCAGTCCAGCAGGCTTACTTCCTTTCTCagattccttttccttcttgtctAATGGTTCACCTGTGAGAGGGCCAGTACCCTGTTGTTCATGGAACTCCATCTTCGAGGCTGTAAGTAAATCTGAAGTAATTGGGTTGCTTTTTAAACAAATCATACACAGTGCATTTAAGCAAACAGCTTATAATCATTCTTTGACATGATTAATGGATGGGagggtaaaacaaaaaaaatacatggAAACATGCAGggatattatttatttaacaatCAGTATGAAAATGGGTTAAGACAAAGATGCATATTCAAAATTGATGGTATGGGCTCTATCTATAATTAAGTGTTGTTGTGGAACTTTTAATCCCTCAGGTCTGTATGAGAATTATGTTAAGACGAGTAAAATGTGCACTTGCTCCAGAtgcacattttaaattaaaacaaaaaacaaacaaaaaaaattttctctagcAGAGGGTATGATGCAACTTTAAGGGCTTAACTGAGAGAGGTATTGATTTCCACTAACCTTTTACATTACTTTTCTCAATACCTAAGTAAAATTACAGATTATAGTCAGAAGATTAATTACTTCCATATAAGATAGGATTGTGACTAATTTCAAGAATAAAAAGTTTCTAATAGACATTGAGCCCCATTTTTAAAACTAAGCAACTGATATGAATTTTCCAACATAAGGGTACATTTCACATTTAAAGGAAATAACTAATATTATTGTTAACCAGCTATTTTTAAGTTAAACCatgaaaaagagacaagaaatatGGGGATAATTTAAGTtgtcaaattaaaaatctttaccCAACATAcatggaatattttaaaatactttatatcaCAGTCTctcaatgaaaaatttaaaataatagagaTTGAAGAGCTGTGTGCTtaatcaatgaaaattaaaataaagccaATTCTAAAACAACTGAGAAAACATTACTTGTTAATAGCTTCAAAAACACTGTTTATCATAATAGTTTTTTTGATGGCTATGATAACTGATGACagcattttagcattttttttgttttgatttttctttttgagatggAATCTCTTTATCTGACTTAAGGTGGGAAATATAACAGTCATTCACAGGCCTGATCCAAATATGGATCATTATGAAAGGTTTAACCTGCTCTGTTTTTCTAACCTGGAGCAGTTCACCCCTTTTTTTAGGCAGCTGGAGGAGTTTAGCTTTCAAGAAAGAGCTCACCAAATTAGTCAGGAACTTAATGTAGATAATAGATTGGATTTACCTTTATTTGAGCTCAGGATTTCTGAACTAAAGGGATCCATCACCCTCAGCCTACCTGATTATAGGTATGTACCATCATATCTGATTCCACTGGTGGCATAAGGCCTGTGCTAATTGGACCAAGTGGAAGTATAGTATAGTCCAAGAGTTTTATTacagttttaaactttaataactATTAGCTAATAAAAACTTAATCAATAAccattaaagcttaaaactgcactaacaCTTTGGGGATATACTTTACTTTGTAAAGTTTGgtaaagaagaataaaatcaaatcatcTCTCAAAAAGAAAGTGTTTTGGAACATCATTACCTTAAGTACTTGTGTATCCTGTTGtaacaatagaaaagaaatactttatgAAATTCTAATAAAGGTCAGATGAATGAAAACTCAAGAAATTTGGAAATGACCAAAGGAATGGTATGGCAATATGGAAGGGAAATGACACAAGAAGCATCAGCAGTAGCTCAAGAAAAACTAAACCAGAATGCACTAAAGCATAAAAACACAGCACACTGCACTGCAAACAAAAACACATCTATAGTTTAAGCCTTTGGTATCACTGTCCAAGTCAACAAATCTAGTTTTTGAAAGAAAAGCAGATGAATCTCTgcaccaaaaaattaaaataaaataaaataaaagtgtacACATATTAGCAATGTGACTGGCAAACATCTGAGATGGGCAAAGGAAAAGCACTCAGGTGACATTATCAGCTTAGCTGCAAAGCATATTGTATCATAGCAAAGTAAAATCAGGAATCTGGTGCGACAGCAGGAAACCATGCGGTCAAGGAGCACCGATGCAAATACAAGCTATGTACTCTTGAAGCATAACAACTGCAGCACTATAAGaatgagaagaataaaagatGGAACAGCTTTGGGAAATGCCAAGTTGGTAAAGCTATAAAATAGCCTACTTATTAGCAAACACATGCAAATCCTAAAGGAGACACACCTTCCTCAGAAGAGAAAGGTGTTTTTATATCCAGAGACACTTCCTGGACCACTTTTATACTTTTCTCAAGTGGTCCCCCAGGGGAAAAACTTTCTTCTGGAACTATTTTGGCTTTTGAACTAGAATCCACTCGGACCTCACTGAGGTCCATTGGTTGGTCTGAGGACTTAGCGGGACCACACTCTTTGCCCCATTCTTTTTCAGGAAGAGCAGCAGGTTTCACCTCCTCAGCCATTGGACCCTCTATTGTTTCTTCTTCTTAGGGATGAAAAAAATGTTGACATCAGGACTACAGATAACACACAGTACAACATTCAACAGAGCTTTTATACAAATAACACTTTCAGCTCTATCTCCATGATATAATGGCAACCTCAAGTGGATTTTCTTCTACAGTTAGGATGAACAAATTAATCTTATTATGAAAGATACATTGTCTACTGGTTGCTATATTATACTGCACAATCATTTTATGATAATGCATTTTAATCTCTTGAAATGccatttaatttgaaaattgagAGCTGAAAGAGTTTTATTGCTCTATTTTCCCTTAGCAGAAATGGCTATAGGTtgaaaatatgtcaaatatttgCTGGAAGTAAGAGATGGCGCCACTTGTTAACAGATGATTGTGAAATGTAATGGTATGGTTGTATTCAGAAAAGCACTGCAATTGTTAGTTATGTACTGTTTTTTCCAATGTAGGAAGTCTCTACATAAGAATTTAAGAATAAGAATGCACAATTTTGGAGAGAGAGTTTGGAGAGAGAGttctaataaaataaacttttaaaggaCATGTTTTTCTcagaggccaaaaaaaaaaaaagtcagagattaAGTACCTTGGTTGCCCTAATGTAGAATCCATCAAGACTTACTAGaatttattcaatatttctaTGGTATACAAAGCAGCATGGAATAGTAAATGGGGAAGTAGCTTTGAAGCCTGGAACATCTGGATTCAAGACCTGAtgtcttggctgtgtgaccccctGCAAGAAATTTATCAGGGCTCTGGATAATTCTTTATGAAATTACATGGTAAAGAAGGTATCAACCTATTTTGGTAactagagggagtttcctcatctgagaatttcctaatttcttatattaatgaaattacaggtaCAATCATTTCTAGGCTGAAATATATGCAGTTGTCcctttcattttctatgctatgtggaagaaaatgagaaaaaaatcaattacagtCCCAAACAGTTTGGAAAATATGATTAGGGAAACAAcataaaatcatattattttctagaacCTATTTTTAGGCatctaaatttaaataataacaaattcataTATCcaaaaaatattatctattattttttatttcactgatatttcaaacataaaataagagaaattattggaaaatattcatattattGAAAAAGTAATTATGGTAAAACATTTTCTACCTTGTTATATCTCAATGGAAGAGTTATATTGGGAATATTACATGCCTTTTAGTTTTAAGAACAGAGTGGAAGGAAGAAATTGCTAGAATAAAATGTGGTTCTTTCCCCAAACACACATTTTATTTCTAATGTAAAATTTATTACTAGCTAAAAATTATTAGCTAGATATACATATTTACTATGTTAATAGTTAATCAAATTGACATTTTTGCTTTGAGAGGTTTTCTTTAAGTTGTACTTTTGCTTTTTTGAGCTTACCTTACCATGTTCATTTAAATTACCCTTTCATGGTAGCATAACATAATTGATTTCTGTGatcaaattaaagaattttagtGTTACTCTCCTGTGATAACAGGAGACATTCAATACTAGTACTACATTCAATGTGACATAAAAGTAaatttttcaaaatccttttgtttcttatttttcataaatcaTGTTTGTTGTACACTCTAATCCACTCATCCTTTATTGGTCACCTATACCTTTCTTGCTTttactattttatcttctgaatacaattgaaagatagattttttttcctctacaaatACACATTCTTTTACTTTATCAAATTAGGATTGGCAATACACTAGCGTAttttaatttcaagaaaatttgGCATATCCATGTAGGATATGAATATCAAACTGTAGGATACAGGAAACTAGATTGTATGACATAGAACACTCAGCTGTTATTCACAATAATAGATGTCTACAACTGTAATTCTTAACATTGTAGTCAAACATCCTTGTCTTTTTCAATGCCAGAATGACATCTTCCTTAAGGTTTAAGAAGAATAGTTGGCTTTACTTCATGGTGTTGATTaaattgttattatataattaGCTATATGCCTCATCTCATCTCAACAAAGCCAattaaaagttaataataatcatagctaGCAAATATATAGCAATTAAATTTTATGAAACAATTGACATTGGCtttgtttgcaaaatatttaatcCCCACAATGATCTTTTGAGGTAGATATATTtttgccccattttacagctgaaggaacttgcctagggtcacacaattgacagaatttgaattcatgacttTTTTGATTCTTGAATCCAGTGCTCTAGCCACAGAGCTCCCTCAATAAAACCACTAAGTGATTTACTTCCCAGTTTCTAAACATAGGTAGATGGTACATAGGAAAGAATTAAAGCCACATAATCAATTCTGCCTCAACAGACTACTGAAGTAACCTTTCCCCAGATTGTACAGTTATGCATCATGAATTTAGTACAAAGTTAAAGTAGAACCCATTGATTTTGGATTGTGTTCCAATGATGCTGTATGGCTGGGCAGAAGAATATAAGAAATACATATACCTTTGTTAGCCTACACAAGAAGATAAAtgtatatactataatttacatACTACTTTGTTATCTATTAATAGATGATGGGAAGGATTTAATCCTAGAAATCAACCTCTTACCTTACTCTTTGCTGTTGCTTTGGAATAAAATGTcccttttaaacatattcatTATACCACTAAGAAAGTAGTGGACCTGAGCCTACATAAGGACTTCATTTCCATGTGGAAAAAACATGTTGTCTCTGTTCCCTCCCCAACATGAAGGCACAAGTAACATGATGAATATGGTCAAGGTTtcagggtggggaggaggagcaAAAAGGGACCATGCTTGGTTCACCTTTGTCATGGCTCAACAGGGTCTCTGCCATCTGCGTGGTGGCACTGGGGAGCATACTACAGTCAATCCACTCTGAGCTGAACAAGGGGTGCTCATAGTACTCCTCATCTGAATTGTAAGGGTCATCATCAGGCACAGACACTGAAATGGAGGGGGCTAGGAGCTTACGCCTCTCCCCGCTGGTGGCAGGCAGAGGTCCCACTTTATCCTCAGCCCCTTCATCTACAAACAGACACACGGAAGAAACTGCAGGGAGAACTagacaagacagacagacacaaggTAAGACAGGACAGGATGGATGCATGCACAGGGACAGAGATCATGGAAGC from Sminthopsis crassicaudata isolate SCR6 chromosome 3, ASM4859323v1, whole genome shotgun sequence includes these protein-coding regions:
- the MAP2 gene encoding microtubule-associated protein 2 isoform X1, translating into MADDRKDEAKAPHWTSSQLAEASSHPHSPELKEQAGAGDGIVRSANGFPYREEEGGYGGHGQQGTYSRTKENGINGELTSAERETAEEVSARIVQVVTAEAVAVLKGEQEKEAQHKDQPAGLPIAVEESANLPPSPPPSPASEQTGTVEEDLLTASKMEFHEQQGTGPLTGEPLDKKEKESEKGSKPAGLPKHDALVAQPAPPIDKKDIHHKEDGKVPLTPFEQTFGEELEYMQQKSEPIAVALDVDFPSETVFQKEQKDLSTEVPKDEWSTYSQLSPGPLTPMKEKYEVQEIPKWDGKRLDSPRPTPFGSMSFSLPSEPKADLSDATKDKLESKALPSTTEELKPEDKKPKEEVSSSQIAKEIPKDEQIHMEKTLKAEETTASMEITVSVKAEKPTVTESPIEKIPSVGEEKDVIKQESEQKKEPCTFNGQKSTLFDSELYPKPEEKNVVPEKKILSKENEPHKILDEEMGIISVSTEKTFQKEEKKDQKTPTDDLRCDSFPEATTSKMVDKTPDELGLLTEKSASKELREEVVDKDMEVHRMGAASSLDYNRQLDEDKSGMSKYFETSTLKEETTKNIQSGSDYYELSDTKESVYESYDTVSPTHKSSEKQFYPGKEQQPAPILEGGYSTLAQNYPTDLPEEPSSPQERMFTIDPKVYGEKRDLHSKNKDDLTLSRSLGLGGRSAIEQRSMSINLPMSCLDSIALGFNFGRGHDLSPLASDILTNTSGSMDEGDDYLPATTPALEKAPCFPIESKEEEQLEEEKVTRADNIQVESLCESPFLAKDYYKNGSVMAPDLPEMLDLAGTRSRLASMSADAEVARRKSVPSETLLEESSTGLTTLTDENHVATKADSQLEDLGYCVFNKYTVPLPSPVQDSDNLSGESGSFYDGSDDKIRRDLATDLSLIEVKLAAAGRVKEEFSSEGELAQPISDDKSDLGKEFDHEKKSNDKLDTVLEKSEEHIESKEMLLLVEKEYPKKAEGVDKVEAFGTGMTFEQVFGKEPIKPKETSIFISEKSEKSLSSVPEVTEAEPSPKADHGLDTAAKKVEQSQPEAKISDFGQAALGMVVDTEKGTETHIQAVQPDKPPEGDTFPSTEPSHLKDSSKVSETEVKEKVAKPDLVHQEAVDKEESYESSGEHDHTPESLTMESLKADESKKEVTPEVTVLQEDTTVKLPAEEPPAVSDSKSYVVQTKGPDIQMEQVQQPKEEVKETPDISITPSEVIEPLLQGIVSEPEETQREEEEEIEARGEYDKLLFRSETLQITDLSVPAVKEELVELGAAEMPEYKGVIESVVTIEDDFITVVQTTTDEGETGSHSVRFAALEQPESRASPPEEEEEEEMEIEEAGEAVGEPKEGSPEAPASPEKEDVGFSEYKTETYDDYKDETTIDDSIMDADSLWVDTQDDDRSIMTEQLETVPKEEKAEKEVRRPSLDKHRKEKPFKTGRGRISTPERKIAKKEPSTVSRDEVRRKKAVYKKAELGKKTEVQAHSPSRKIILKPAIKYTRPTHLSCVKRKTTAAGGETNQASGVYKQAKDKFTDGISKSPEKRSSLPRPSSILPTRRGVSGDRDENSFSLNTSMSASVRRTTRSEPIRRTGKSGTSTPTTPGSTAITPGTPPSYSSRTPGTPGTPSYPRTPHTPGTPKSGILVPTEKKVAIIRTPPKSPATPKQLRLINQPLPDLKNVRSKIGSTDNIRYQPKGGQVRILNKKMDFSEVQSRCGSKDNIKHSAGGGNIQIVTKKIDLSHVTSKCGSLKNIRHRPGGGRVKIESVKLDFKEKAQAKVGSLDNAHHIPGGGNVKIDSQKLNFREHAKARVDHGAEIITQSPGRSSVASPRRLSNVSSSGSINLLESPQLATLAEDVTAALAKQGL
- the MAP2 gene encoding microtubule-associated protein 2 isoform X27, with the translated sequence MADDRKDEAKAPHWTSSQLAEASSHPHSPELKEQAGAGDGIVRSANGFPYREEEGGYGGHGQQGTYSRTKENGINGELTSAERETAEEVSARIVQVVTAEAVAVLKGEQEKEAQHKDQPAGLPIVEESANLPPSPPPSPASEQTGTVEEDLLTASKMEFHEQQGTGPLTGEPLDKKEKESEKGSKPAGLPKHDALVAQPAPPIDKKDIHHKEDGKVPLTPFEQTFGEELEYMQQKSEPIAVALDVDFPSETVFQKEQKDLSTEVPKDEWSTYSQLSPGPLTPMKEKYEVQEIPKWDGKRLDSPRPTPFGSMSFSLPSEPKADLSDATKDKLESKALPSTTEELKPEDKKPKEEVSSSQIAKEIPKDEQIHMEKTLKAEETTASMEITVSVKAEKPTVTESPIEKIPSVGEEKDVIKQESEQKKEPCTFNGQKSTLFDSELYPKPEEKNVVPEKKILSKENEPHKILDEEMGIISVSTEKTFQKEEKKDQKTPTDDLRCDSFPEATTSKMVDKTPDELGLLTEKSASKELREEVVDKDMEVHRMGAASSLDYNRQLDEDKSGMSKYFETSTLKEETTKNIQSGSDYYELSDTKESVYESYDTVSPTHKSSEKQFYPGKEQQPAPILEGGYSTLAQNYPTDLPEEPSSPQERMFTIDPKVYGEKRDLHSKNKDDLTLSRSLGLGGRSAIEQRSMSINLPMSCLDSIALGFNFGRGHDLSPLASDILTNTSGSMDEGDDYLPATTPALEKAPCFPIESKEEEQLEEEKVTRADNIQVESLCESPFLAKDYYKNGSVMAPDLPEMLDLAGTRSRLASMSADAEVARRKSVPSETLLEESSTGLTTLTDENHVATKADSQLEDLGYCVFNKYTVPLPSPVQDSDNLSGESGSFYDGSDDKIRRDLATDLSLIEVKLAAAGRVKEEFSSEGELAQPISDDKSDLGKEFDHEKKSNDKLDTVLEKSEEHIESKEMLLLVEKEYPKKAEGVDKVEAFGTGMTFEQVFGKEPIKPKETSIFISEKSEKSLSSVPEVTEAEPSPKADHGLDTAAKKVEQSQPEAKISDFGQAALGMVVDTEKGTETHIQAVQPDKPPEGDTFPSTEPSHLKDSSKVSETEVKEKVAKPDLVHQEAVDKEESYESSGEHDHTPESLTMESLKADESKKEVTPEVTVLQEDTTVKLPAEEPPAVSDSKSYVVQTKGPDIQMEQVQQPKEEVKETPDISITPSEVIEPLLQGIVSEPEETQREEEEEIEARGEYDKLLFRSETLQITDLSVPAVKEELVELGAAEMPEYKGVIESVVTIEDDFITVVQTTTDEGETGSHSVRFAALEQPESRASPPEEEEEEEMEIEEAGEAVGEPKEGSPEAPASPEKEDVGFSEYKTETYDDYKDETTIDDSIMDADSLWVDTQDDDRSIMTEQLETVPKEEKAEKEVRRPSLDKHRKEKPFKTGRGRISTPERKIAKKEPSTVSRDEVRRKKAVYKKAELGKKTEVQAHSPSRKIILKPAIKYTRPTHLSCVKRKTTAGGETNQASGVYKQAKDKFTDGISKSPEKRSSLPRPSSILPTRRGVSGDRDENSFSLNTSMSASVRRTTRSEPIRRTGKSGTSTPTTPGSTAITPGTPPSYSSRTPGTPGTPSYPRTPHTPGTPKSGILVPTEKKVAIIRTPPKSPATPKQLRLINQPLPDLKNVRSKIGSTDNIRYQPKGGQIQIVTKKIDLSHVTSKCGSLKNIRHRPGGGRVKIESVKLDFKEKAQAKVGSLDNAHHIPGGGNVKIDSQKLNFREHAKARVDHGAEIITQSPGRSSVASPRRLSNVSSSGSINLLESPQLATLAEDVTAALAKQGL
- the MAP2 gene encoding microtubule-associated protein 2 isoform X9, coding for MADDRKDEAKAPHWTSSQLAEASSHPHSPELKEQAGAGDGIVRSANGFPYREEEGGYGGHGQQGTYSRTKENGINGELTSAERETAEEVSARIVQVVTAEAVAVLKGEQEKEAQHKDQPAGLPIVEESANLPPSPPPSPASEQTGTVEEDLLTASKMEFHEQQGTGPLTGEPLDKKEKESEKGSKPAGLPKHDALVAQPAPPIDKKDIHHKEDGKVPLTPFEQTFGEELEYMQQKSEPIAVALDVDFPSETVFQKEQKDLSTEVPKDEWSTYSQLSPGPLTPMKEKYEVQEIPKWDGKRLDSPRPTPFGSMSFSLPSEPKADLSDATKDKLESKALPSTTEELKPEDKKPKEEVSSSQIAKEIPKDEQIHMEKTLKAEETTASMEITVSVKAEKPTVTESPIEKIPSVGEEKDVIKQESEQKKEPCTFNGQKSTLFDSELYPKPEEKNVVPEKKILSKENEPHKILDEEMGIISVSTEKTFQKEEKKDQKTPTDDLRCDSFPEATTSKMVDKTPDELGLLTEKSASKELREEVVDKDMEVHRMGAASSLDYNRQLDEDKSGMSKYFETSTLKEETTKNIQSGSDYYELSDTKESVYESYDTVSPTHKSSEKQFYPGKEQQPAPILEGGYSTLAQNYPTDLPEEPSSPQERMFTIDPKVYGEKRDLHSKNKDDLTLSRSLGLGGRSAIEQRSMSINLPMSCLDSIALGFNFGRGHDLSPLASDILTNTSGSMDEGDDYLPATTPALEKAPCFPIESKEEEQLEEEKVTRADNIQVESLCESPFLAKDYYKNGSVMAPDLPEMLDLAGTRSRLASMSADAEVARRKSVPSETLLEESSTGLTTLTDENHVATKADSQLEDLGYCVFNKYTVPLPSPVQDSDNLSGESGSFYDGSDDKIRRDLATDLSLIEVKLAAAGRVKEEFSSEGELAQPISDDKSDLGKEFDHEKKSNDKLDTVLEKSEEHIESKEMLLLVEKEYPKKAEGVDKVEAFGTGMTFEQVFGKEPIKPKETSIFISEKSEKSLSSVPEVTEAEPSPKADHGLDTAAKKVEQSQPEAKISDFGQAALGMVVDTEKGTETHIQAVQPDKPPEGDTFPSTEPSHLKDSSKVSETEVKEKVAKPDLVHQEAVDKEESYESSGEHDHTPESLTMESLKADESKKEVTPEVTVLQEDTTVKLPAEEPPAVSDSKSYVVQTKGPDIQMEQVQQPKEEVKETPDISITPSEVIEPLLQGIVSEPEETQREEEEEIEARGEYDKLLFRSETLQITDLSVPAVKEELVELGAAEMPEYKGVIESVVTIEDDFITVVQTTTDEGETGSHSVRFAALEQPESRASPPEEEEEEEMEIEEAGEAVGEPKEGSPEAPASPEKEDVGFSEYKTETYDDYKDETTIDDSIMDADSLWVDTQDDDRSIMTEQLETVPKEEKAEKEVRRPSLDKHRKEKPFKTGRGRISTPERKIAKKEPSTVSRDEVRRKKAVYKKAELGKKTEVQAHSPSRKIILKPAIKYTRPTHLSCVKRKTTAAGGETNQASGVYKQAKDKFTDGISKSPEKRSSLPRPSSILPTRRGVSGDRDENSFSLNTSMSASVRRTTRSEPIRRTGKSGTSTPTTPGSTAITPGTPPSYSSRTPGTPGTPSYPRTPHTPGTPKSGILVPTEKKVAIIRTPPKSPATPKQLRLINQPLPDLKNVRSKIGSTDNIRYQPKGGQIQIVTKKIDLSHVTSKCGSLKNIRHRPGGGRVKIESVKLDFKEKAQAKVGSLDNAHHIPGGGNVKIDSQKLNFREHAKARVDHGAEIITQSPGRSSVASPRRLSNVSSSGSINLLESPQLATLAEDVTAALAKQGL